The following coding sequences are from one Paenibacillus sp. FSL R5-0912 window:
- a CDS encoding sugar kinase → MSSPVSENKIILIKRKTRLEELVVRYNTIQQAQFYIERLGADFSDYLSEDFTYRKAVEAAVTELSAVGRLQLLDRQHVPNFIFGERDTVVVLGQDGLVANTLKYLREQPLIGVNPDPQRWDGVLLPFTVKDLRQLVPEVLRSQRQVREVTLARAELNDGQSLYGVNDLFIGRRTHVSARYQLELNGTLEQQSSSGIIVSTGMGSTGWLKSVLAGAAGIVSQAAQWQAAEQATVNAGMEAHASVHGDRPQENGAALKLAWDHPELYFTVREPFPSRTTSADLVFGRINSRMPLRITSQMPEDGVIFSDGVESDYLEFNSGVEATIGLAEKRGRLVV, encoded by the coding sequence ATGAGCAGCCCGGTATCCGAGAACAAGATTATTCTGATCAAACGCAAGACGCGCCTGGAAGAACTGGTGGTCCGCTACAATACGATCCAGCAGGCCCAGTTCTATATTGAACGGCTGGGGGCCGATTTCAGCGATTATCTCAGCGAGGACTTCACTTACCGCAAGGCGGTAGAGGCTGCTGTAACCGAGCTGAGCGCGGTAGGCCGGCTGCAGCTTCTGGACCGGCAGCATGTGCCTAACTTTATTTTTGGAGAGCGGGATACAGTAGTGGTGCTGGGGCAGGATGGTCTGGTCGCCAATACGCTGAAATACCTGCGGGAGCAGCCGCTGATCGGTGTGAATCCGGATCCGCAGCGCTGGGATGGTGTGCTGCTGCCCTTCACGGTTAAGGACCTGCGGCAGCTGGTGCCGGAGGTGCTCCGCAGCCAGCGGCAGGTGCGCGAGGTTACACTTGCCAGGGCAGAGCTGAACGACGGACAGAGCCTGTACGGTGTCAACGATCTGTTCATCGGCCGCCGGACCCATGTCTCGGCCCGTTATCAGCTTGAACTGAACGGCACGCTGGAGCAGCAGTCCTCCAGCGGGATTATTGTCTCCACCGGCATGGGCTCCACCGGCTGGCTCAAAAGCGTTCTCGCCGGAGCAGCAGGAATTGTCAGCCAGGCGGCACAATGGCAGGCAGCGGAACAGGCGACGGTAAATGCGGGCATGGAAGCACATGCGTCTGTACACGGGGACAGACCACAGGAAAACGGGGCGGCGCTCAAGCTGGCCTGGGATCATCCGGAGCTCTACTTTACGGTACGGGAGCCTTTTCCCAGCCGGACGACTTCGGCCGATCTGGTATTCGGCAGGATCAACAGCCGTATGCCGCTGCGAATTACTTCGCAGATGCCGGAAGACGGGGTAATCTTCAGCGATGGAGTCGAGAGCGACTACCTGGAATTCAACTCCGGCGTAGAGGCGACGATTGGTCTCGCGGAGAAGAGGGGACGGCTGGTAGTCTAA
- a CDS encoding L,D-transpeptidase family protein, translating to MNLRERISLTTTYVPRSIKLMLVFAVLFTACFTGSAAAASSSSSDLIIVNKKTNKLAYFSAGKLEKVFPVATGKTKSLTPEGSFKIVVKIKNRPYYKEKIPGGDPANPLGDRWLGLEVNDTYGTTYAIHGNNNEASIGKYVSAGCIRMHNEDIHWLYPRIANNTPVIITTSGLDMASIAVKSGYSAGPTMIAGVFIINGEKLEVKDSFLLENSRVFVPLRESVALLGGTLKLEAGTGALIITIGGHTAVHQPLSETAKVNGKTVAMLASRSVNGRLYIPLGSLTPLFGLPVIWNAKEATVEL from the coding sequence ATGAATCTGCGTGAGCGTATCAGCCTGACTACAACTTATGTTCCAAGGAGCATCAAGCTTATGCTTGTGTTCGCAGTGCTGTTCACAGCATGCTTCACAGGATCAGCCGCAGCAGCGTCATCATCATCCTCAGATCTGATTATTGTGAACAAAAAGACGAATAAGCTGGCCTATTTCAGCGCCGGTAAGCTGGAGAAGGTTTTTCCGGTCGCCACCGGCAAGACCAAGAGCCTGACGCCTGAAGGCAGCTTCAAAATTGTGGTCAAAATCAAGAACAGACCCTATTACAAAGAAAAGATTCCCGGAGGCGATCCGGCCAATCCGCTGGGCGACCGCTGGCTGGGGCTGGAAGTGAACGATACCTACGGCACGACCTATGCCATTCATGGCAACAATAATGAGGCCTCCATCGGTAAATATGTCAGCGCCGGATGCATCCGGATGCATAATGAGGATATCCACTGGCTGTATCCAAGGATAGCCAATAATACTCCCGTGATCATTACTACTTCAGGACTTGATATGGCAAGCATCGCAGTGAAGAGCGGCTATTCCGCGGGGCCGACAATGATTGCGGGCGTCTTTATCATCAATGGAGAAAAGCTGGAGGTTAAGGATTCTTTCCTGCTGGAGAATTCACGGGTATTCGTTCCGCTCCGCGAATCGGTTGCCCTGCTGGGCGGAACTTTGAAGCTGGAGGCGGGAACCGGAGCGCTTATCATTACTATAGGTGGGCACACCGCGGTCCATCAACCGCTTAGCGAAACAGCGAAGGTGAACGGCAAAACGGTGGCCATGCTGGCCTCGCGGAGCGTAAACGGGCGGTTGTATATTCCCTTAGGCAGCTTGACGCCGCTCTTTGGCCTTCCCGTCATATGGAATGCCAAAGAGGCGACTGTGGAGCTGTGA
- a CDS encoding N-acetylglucosamine kinase has protein sequence MQRTDVVIGIDGGGTHTRVIAADIEGNVLAYCKKGSASAYRDSAAQHNVRSAIIEALERGGIEPGRVIGIAAGVAGYDSPEDLDWILPLTGVPELTCPRWHVNDALIAHYGALLAQPGIIVISGTGSIIIAINEDGRYLRNYDFHHYAASAARFLSYDTVFEVLAGHTDSSDELLVDRMLAHWNVTAVSELYRLASEGFDIDRKARDKCFGQFAPVVTEEAERGSSAALRICGRAAAQIKVGIELLAASFAQHTVPVAFIGSVANSSYFQSELRKLLKNGANKQYKVVTPQLPPEAGAVLYAMEQLGRPVTENIISRLQHSSKLPQ, from the coding sequence ATGCAACGAACAGATGTGGTAATTGGAATCGATGGAGGAGGAACTCATACCCGGGTCATAGCCGCTGATATCGAAGGGAATGTACTGGCTTATTGTAAAAAAGGAAGCGCTTCCGCGTACCGGGACTCTGCCGCTCAGCATAACGTGAGGTCAGCGATTATAGAAGCGCTGGAACGCGGCGGCATCGAGCCCGGAAGGGTCATTGGCATCGCTGCCGGTGTTGCCGGATATGACTCACCTGAGGATTTGGACTGGATCTTGCCGCTCACCGGAGTTCCGGAGCTGACTTGTCCCAGGTGGCATGTCAATGACGCGCTTATCGCCCATTACGGAGCACTGCTTGCGCAGCCCGGCATTATTGTCATCTCGGGAACTGGCTCCATCATTATTGCCATTAATGAAGACGGACGTTATTTACGCAATTATGATTTCCATCATTATGCCGCAAGTGCCGCCCGGTTCCTCTCTTACGATACCGTGTTTGAAGTGCTGGCCGGTCACACGGATTCAAGCGATGAGCTGCTTGTCGACCGGATGCTGGCACACTGGAATGTTACTGCCGTGTCTGAATTATACCGGCTTGCGAGCGAAGGGTTCGACATTGACCGGAAAGCCCGGGACAAATGCTTTGGACAATTCGCACCTGTAGTAACGGAGGAGGCTGAGCGCGGAAGCTCCGCCGCCCTAAGGATCTGCGGGAGAGCGGCAGCGCAGATCAAGGTCGGCATTGAGCTGCTGGCCGCATCTTTTGCACAGCATACAGTCCCCGTAGCGTTCATCGGCAGTGTAGCGAATAGCAGTTACTTCCAGTCTGAACTGCGCAAATTACTGAAGAACGGGGCCAACAAACAGTATAAGGTGGTAACGCCACAGCTCCCGCCCGAAGCAGGAGCTGTCCTGTATGCAATGGAGCAATTAGGCCGGCCGGTCACAGAAAACATAATCAGCCGGCTGCAGCATAGCAGCAAGCTGCCACAATGA
- a CDS encoding copper amine oxidase N-terminal domain-containing protein — translation MKVIKFICLPLLLLILLSGTALAAPASAPTISVELNNSTISTDMPPYLTQGTTMVPLNVVKHIPGITVAWSNATKTVTIDRSGVIITLVAGHKTALIGTKQAALPVASVLVNGRVMVPIRFIAEAADAHVAWNAATRIVYVAKADEALITQLQSANLGEARTAALHFPRVSTLKQIPIINESQNQDYYFPEGTAGRFFIQGGPGISYYEVAGNYAEEIWSAKIDYSAPSSAGLFFIPYKIVDQAGKMPSYKGSLAFYHLMLPVMEATYGFIDATGASRTAGQQNMKLNEFFEIPGEASSSVQN, via the coding sequence ATGAAGGTCATCAAATTTATCTGCCTGCCGCTGCTGCTGTTAATATTGCTGTCCGGCACTGCCCTGGCGGCCCCTGCTTCAGCTCCAACCATTTCAGTAGAATTAAACAACTCCACGATAAGCACCGACATGCCCCCTTATCTCACACAAGGCACAACCATGGTCCCGCTAAATGTAGTGAAGCATATCCCGGGGATTACTGTCGCTTGGAGCAATGCCACCAAGACGGTTACGATTGACCGGAGCGGGGTAATAATCACACTGGTTGCGGGTCACAAGACCGCCCTTATTGGTACCAAACAAGCCGCCCTGCCTGTCGCCTCGGTCTTGGTTAATGGCAGAGTCATGGTGCCGATCCGCTTTATAGCAGAAGCCGCAGATGCGCATGTAGCCTGGAATGCGGCCACCCGGATTGTGTATGTCGCCAAAGCAGATGAGGCGCTGATCACTCAACTCCAATCCGCGAATCTGGGGGAAGCACGTACAGCAGCACTTCATTTTCCCCGCGTCAGCACGCTTAAGCAAATCCCTATCATTAATGAGTCACAGAATCAGGACTATTATTTCCCGGAAGGCACAGCGGGCCGTTTCTTCATTCAAGGCGGGCCTGGTATTTCGTATTATGAAGTTGCAGGTAATTATGCGGAAGAAATCTGGTCTGCCAAAATAGACTACAGTGCCCCATCCTCTGCCGGACTCTTCTTTATACCGTACAAAATTGTGGATCAGGCCGGAAAAATGCCCTCCTATAAGGGTAGCCTCGCGTTCTATCATCTGATGCTTCCGGTTATGGAGGCAACCTATGGATTCATTGATGCTACGGGTGCCTCCAGGACGGCCGGGCAACAAAATATGAAGCTAAATGAGTTCTTTGAAATTCCAGGGGAAGCATCATCCTCTGTACAAAACTAA